The Eleginops maclovinus isolate JMC-PN-2008 ecotype Puerto Natales chromosome 18, JC_Emac_rtc_rv5, whole genome shotgun sequence genome segment GgtccctgcagtgtgtttctgctgtgaggGAAGCCTTCGGGGCTGTGGAGGCTCTGATGTTCAGGAACGTCAGTCAGGTGGCCAAAGACTTCAGCTGCTGTCAGATCCCCAAAGATCAGCAGGATCAGGTGAGAGATTTGGAGTTTATGAAATGTTTGATGGCAAGATTTAGCAAAGAACATTGGGGGAAAGTAGCATTGTACATTAATAAAAATACTCGAGGCACTCATTTCATATGCTACTATATGcttttactccaatacaatTTAGAAGATACTATTGAACTCTTCCCTCCACTACATCGTTTTAACagctttggtttattttcagattcagtcatttatatattattattctttaaatctatttaatattattattattattattattattattattattattattattattattattattattattattattattattattattatttattttttgttcagttttatattttttgtgtatttttaattattatttttagtattgttaattatcattattactactattattcataataataataatttattttgaacgtttatttgatctgtttttgcTGCTCCATGTCTCCAGGTTGAGCTGATGCAGAGTCTGGCTGACATCGTCATGGGAACAGTGCAGTACAATGAAGAATCAGTGCTCATGTCTATCAGTGATCTGTGTGGAGTGATGACCAATCAGAGCGAAGCATacgaggaggagagggaggcttACCACCGCCTGGTTCAACTCTCACAGGTAttaaaaaaggactttaaaaagtacaaaaacatctACCAGTAAATAAATATTAGACAATGTgccaatttatttaaaatgtgttttattctatttgatgttatcttttttatttaaatttatgtttttccattaatgatttaaagaaaatgtattttgggtcctttttaattattgttattattattatcatcatcatcatcatcatcatcatcatcatcatcattattattattattattatcattattattattattatcatcatcatcatcatcatcatcatcatcattattattattattattattattattattatattattattattattgttattgttattattattattattattattattattattattattattattatcatcatcattattattattattattatattattattattattattattattattattattatcattatcattattattattattatcattattattattattattattattattattattattatcatcatcattattattattatcattattattattatcattattattattattattattattattattattattatcattattattattattattatcatcatcattattattattattatcattattattattattattattattattattattattatcatcatcattattattattatcattattattattatcattattattattattattatcatcatcatcattattattattatcattattattattattattattattattattattattatcatcatcattattattattatcattattattattatcattattattattattattattattattattattattattattattatcatcatcattattattattatcattattattattatcattattattattattattattattattattattattatcattattattattattattatcatcatcattattattattattatcattattattattattattattattattattattattatcatcatcattattattattatcattattattattatcattattattattattattatcatcatcatcattattattattatcattattattattattattattattattattattattattatcatcatcattattattattatcattattatcattattattattattattatcatcatcatcattattattattatcattattattattattatcattatcattattattattattatcattattattattattattattattattattattattatcatcatcattattattattatcattattattattatcattattattattattattattattattattattattattatcattattattattattattatcatcatcattattattattattatcattattattattattattattattattattattattattattatcatcatcattattattattatcattattattattatcattattattattattattatcatcatcattattattattattattattattattattattattattattgttattattgttattgttattattattattattgttattattgttattgttattattattattgttattattattattgttattattattattattattgttattattattattgttattattgttattgttattattattattgttattattattattattattgttattattattattgttattgttattattattgttattattgttattattattattatcattattattattgttattattgttattattattattattattatcattattattattattgttattattattattattattattattgttattattgttattattattattattattgttattattgttattattattattattatcattattattattgttattattgttattattattattattattattattgttattattgttattattatcattattattgttattattgttattattattattattattattattattattattgttattattattattattattattattattattattattaacttcTAAATTATTCTAAATTGAAAACTGTCTCAAACTCTTCCCCCCTGggatatataaagtattttaattcaGATTGTTGTTTGTAGTTGTCCCTTTTCATGTGCAGTCTAACACTAGGTGTCAGTGTTGAGCCATCTTCATGAACTCTCcgagataagatggacctttattgatcctcgtagggaaattcaggtgtcccagtagagacagaaTAAGACATTGTAAATAATAGGAGTCAAGCTTTCACCCATCtagaataaaaaaggaaggatAGATTAAACCCTATGGttacctgaaaatgagcaagtgttgaataatgtattatttaaaatcattttgttaaCATAGATATCTTTTATCATACATTCTAATTCAAACTTCTTATATATTTTATGAACATGTCtatatatgttttcattattatcattatttctattgttattatttattattgtattgtttgcatatattctatatatattttatttatttcatacttAACTGTCAGAAATTATTCCGCTTTATTCTTAAATCATGCATGATTGTCTGTCCTTACTCAGCTAAAATAGTTaaaattgtgatattttttattgtgcAGATCTACCGTTCCAGCAGCGAGGAGCCGTGTCTGGACGTCTCTCATGAGAAAACCGTGAAGGACCTGATGGACACGACCGTCcagtcagagaggagaacagcgAGACAGTGGACCTACCAGACCTGCACCGAGTTTGGCTTCTGTATactggccacacacacacacacacacacacacagacacacacacacacacacacacacacacacacacacaaacacacacacacacacacacacacacacacacacacacacacacacacacacacacacacacacacacacacacaggtagtaAACCGTCATTCTTTATGTCAACTGTGCTtgtggttgagtgtgtgtgtgtgtgtgtgtgtgtgtgtgtgtgtgtgtgtgtgtgtgtgtgtgtgtgtgtgtgtgtgtgtgtgtgtgtgtgtgtgtgtgtgtgtgtgtgtgtgtgtgtgtgtgtgtgtgtgtgtagatcaGACCTGTGAGGATGCCTCTTGTCCGTTCTCCGGGATGGTGACCCTGAGGTCGCAGACTGAGATCTGTCTCGAGCTGTTTGGCATTACCCAGAATTCCCTGCCCGGACACATCGCCTTCACCAACACTTACTATGGAGGAGAcgacccacacacactcagggtgCTCTACGTCAACGGTGAGGCTGAAAatcacaacacaacacaaaggaaaatataaacatgtacCTCGTCTTTACCACAGGTGGGGTCGACCCGTGGAAGGAGCTGTCGGTGGTCGGGAACCGGAcagatggaggagaggaagcagagagggTGTTCATTAAAGACAGCGCTCACTGTGCCGACATGATGAGAGGAAGAGCCACCGACCGCCGCTCTCTGAAGACAGCCAGACAGGTGTGTGTCCCTCAGAGAGGTGTCAGTCTGTAATCTGCATATGAAACATGATggagtctttaaaaaaacttcCTCTCCACCTTTCAGGAGATTGAGAGACATGTGAGGAGCTGGCTGAAGACGGCCCAACAGGAGGAGAAAAGGACAGAGTGAACATATTTTATCAGAGTGaataaacatcaacatcacatcatcatcatcatcatcatcatcatcatcatcatcatcatcatcatcatcaaaaacTATCTGAGCACTGGCTTGAGTTTATTAAACTTCagatgtgttttactttgtcCATCAATATGAATCTATTAGTCCCTCtttgtaatgtgtaaatgtccagcagtggctcagtctgtagggactggGAGTATGGACTGGTAATTAGAGAGGTCCCAGTTCGCCACCTCCTGGGCACTgccgtggtgcccttgagcatgGAACCAGACATAATTCGGTATTTGttcaaacataataaatatacaatacatcAAATGTTATAATCTGTGCAGCAgtgaaaagttaaaaacaatggAAGCGTCATCATCTCGTATCGGCTATGAATACAAAACCATTGAAATAATTTACACTTATACATGATTATACCAAATGATattgtataaaataatattgttttatattattttattttattcatgtattatattatactttattatattattgtcgTTATCATTATATGATATGACATGAATAAAGCAATAAATAGCACAAATAATAGCTTTAGAAGTAAGTTAGCATAACTATTTATTagttatatattaaatattaattataaagTGTTTGATGTGTTTATATACTTTTATAATAGCAGAAGATAATCCATTATTCTCCTTCTCCCTTGCTTTATGAAATTCTGAATTGTATGTGTATGCATAATATAAGAACACtgatttatcaaatgttttccaCATATTGGCTTTTGGTTTATATCTATGAGCTGCCATTACCCTGCATAATCACGGGGGGGCGATAGTGCTACACAGGTGGTGCAGGACCCGTTTCTTGATCCTCATTCTCTGTGAAACACCGGGATTAAATCTCACTTTacaccgctgtgtgtgtgttgctattTTTCTACTGTAATAAAAAGGCAGCACATTTTTATCTTCTGAATACTTGTGCAAATTTATTTCTACATTATGGGACATCTGTTCAAGAGAGCGGGGTTGTGTTATgtcacagtttgtgtgtgtgtgtttgtgtgtgtgtgtgtgtgtgtatgtgtgtgtgtgtgtgtgtgtgtgtgtgtgtgtgtgtgtgtgtgtgtgtgtgtgtgtgtgaccttctCAACAGGGGGTCGAAAGTGGGAGGTCATGACCCCGCTGAACCCATGGGAGTGGAGATCATCAATCAACTAGGGGCAggacagagcagcaggagggtcacacgcgcgcgcgcacacacgcgcgcgcgcacacacacacacacacacacacacacaaaaaaagatacTGTAACAAATTCACATTGCAGATGTAACTGTGAAACAAATGTATGCTTAgaacaaaacagagcaaataTCCAACCTATCTCTTATGTTGATCCtgcgctctcacacacacacacacacacccacacacacacacacacacacacacacacacacacacacacacacacacacacacacacacacacacacacacacatactcacataTGTTTGAATGCCTTTAAGACATTAGCTTCCAGCcaaacaaactgtgtgtgtttcgtTTGAAAACATACGTGCTTTCATATTCATGCAAACACTCACAGATGCTATCACACCGCTCAGACAGAAAAGCCTtcaaaaaagtgaagaaaaccTGAAGCTCTTTTTCTCCGCAGTGCTTCCATTTCATCCCGTTCATAACATCGCTTTGTAAacacccacagacacagacatacacacacacacacacacacacacacacacacacacacacacacacacacacacacacacacacacacacacacacacacacacacacacacacacacgcacacactatCAGGGTTATCAACCAGCACTTGCAGAGCGACAGGTCatgctttttctctctcctcctccccctcctcccccccctcctccccctgcagCCTGTCCTGTTGATCAATGAGGAAGTTCTTGGGCCTCAACTATTAATCAGAGCCTATCGGCTATCTGTCTGCAGAGCCAACCAATCACGGCCCTCCGACAGCTGGGCCATGAAAAATGTGGCCCCGGTGTAtggaggggaggatggaggggaggATGGGGAGTGGAGGGGAGGGAGGTGAAGGAGCTCTATCTGCTCCAAGTCAGGTCACGGCTGCACAACATTATACACTTACAGTTCTTCACATCATaatgacatacacacacacacacacacacacacacacacacacacacacacacacacacacacacacacacacacacacacacacacacacacacacacacacacacacacacacacacacacacacacacacacacacacatgcaatcactcacacacacacagataaaagcACAAGTTCTTTcagcaatacacacacaacaatttCCAAAGATTCCTGCAGTGATGTCATACGTTTGTCAATAAGTTAGTGAGCATATCTCTGGTTCCTCACCTAAAATGCTAACGGCTAAAAGCTAACTACACCGCGGTCACATGCCTTCACGTCACCACTACTATGCTTCTAACTtattaacaaacaaaagtataatTGGGATATATATTGCATATCATAAATTGATTCATCTACTAGTGTGAAGTTTTCATAATAAACCAAACGCAGCGGTCAAAGGCAAACCAGTGGTGATGTTTAATGTCCCTGACAACCTCTGTAGTAGCATTAGCAACGTGTTAGCAACCTTATTTTCAGATTCAGATCAGATAGGAAATCATTTGTCAGTTTGGAGCCGGGAAATTTACAGCAGAAGTGACATAGCAGATAAAAAGGTGAAGGAGAAAAAggtaatgtattaaatatagagAAAAGCCCCCATTAGACATAAAATAACACATAAGACAAATAAGTGCACATGCATGGCTAAAAATAGTTAGCATTTTAAGCTAAGTGAA includes the following:
- the prss16 gene encoding thymus-specific serine protease, coding for MLFSEAQCLILLLVLNFTDAGRILMQMKQRARDVQLQKAKQQLLTVGLQHVKEGRIHQQLDHFNRQDDNTFSQRFFVNEAFWQSPDGPVCFFLDLINCTLLHISSGHHVDMAAEHGALLLAVEHRFYGISIHPDGLETENLAHLSSQQALADLAVFHQYISQSFSLSRRNIWISFGGSYSGALSAWFRGKFPHLVFGAVASSAPVEAKLDFSAYSNAVGLSLMNEAVGGSEKCVSAVREAFGAVEALMFRNVSQVAKDFSCCQIPKDQQDQVELMQSLADIVMGTVQYNEESVLMSISDLCGVMTNQSEAYEEEREAYHRLVQLSQIYRSSSEEPCLDVSHEKTVKDLMDTTVQSERRTARQWTYQTCTEFGFYQTCEDASCPFSGMVTLRSQTEICLELFGITQNSLPGHIAFTNTYYGGDDPHTLRVLYVNGGVDPWKELSVVGNRTDGGEEAERVFIKDSAHCADMMRGRATDRRSLKTARQEIERHVRSWLKTAQQEEKRTE